Part of the Mastacembelus armatus chromosome 6, fMasArm1.2, whole genome shotgun sequence genome, CTGGGCTCCTGGCAGGGGGAGCTTGTTAAATGTGTGGACCTATTGTTCTCCCAAATTGGTCTGTGACTCTAATTGCCCAGTTAGTCCCCCCTTGCAGGCTGTGCTCGTCTACCCGAACTGGAACCAGCCTCCACTCATCAGATCAGCTGTAAAAACTGGCTAAGCTGGGGCCGATTAGGGGCTCTGGCTGGCTGGTATTCAGCACTGGTATACATGCACAGAAATGTAAGTGGGACCAATGGGAATAGTCTTTACTACAGCATATCTCAAACCGCAATGACCCTGACAGGCTGGGAGTAAATGGAGACCTCCAATTTAGAAAGGAAAGGTCTTAAAAGCCCTAAAGGCATTAGTTGTCTGTCTCTCAAtctagagacagacaacctccCAGCATGAGGATGCTGTAATGTAGTTCTGTTGTTGGATTTAGAGGCTTAAATAcatgagacagagagaacaaGATAAATTAGCACTTGTCTTTGCCTCTGGTCTGCAGGTCAGGTCTCtggtctgctgtgtgtgtttttgtgtgcgtgcgtgttaTTTTGTCCAATTAATCAAATACATGGAAAAACTTTGCCATAAAATATATTGTACTTTCAATGAATCCCTATCAAATCTAAACCTAAGACAAATGTATTTGTCCCTGAAAAAGCAAAGAAGTCCATATAGCATCACACTGACCTTGCATTAACTAATTTCTGACCTTAAAACATGTGACCACCATATACAGTAGCCAATGCTGCTGAAATTTCTTTAAATTAATAAGCAAGAAAGACCTGGGTTATTAGTGTGTTCACTGTGGATCTGAGCTTGAGTCAGATCAAAGCCAGGTGAGCCAAAAGAGATGGTGCTTTGCTAATGTGGAACTGGAGGCTCTGCCAATGAAACCCTCCAATTAGGAGGCAAGTACACATGAAAGAGCAGTATGAAGGAGACTGccagtctgtctgtctacaAAAAGctcatatttctttaaaaaggaATGGTCTGAGATGCAGTTTGCATTTATATTTCACTTGGTGTGCTCAAAGGTCATATAGTGcagacaaaataacacatttactgtttatttactATTGAGCTATATGAGTTATTGCTACTATTGCAAATATTGCATGGCAAGTAGCATTACCTGACAAATATTAGAGGGGTTGTTCATAAGTTCTTTTCTGTGAAGCGTTCACTCTTTATTTTTGTTGCCTAGTACACTATGAATGAAAATTTAGCAGATTCAAACCTGCGCTTCACTAAGTGAAAGCATGGCTGTGATTGCCTATtgtcgtccccccccccccccccaaactaCTCTCAACACGCCCATACTGCCCCCTCCCTGTCTGCCGTCATCACAAAACAAGCCGTTGTCTCCAAACACATTGTCTCTCCGTCTTTGATAGGTAGTTGATAACAGACTTACTGACTGATGGGGCTGGCAGACTGCGCTGTATATAAAACGAGCAGAAGCAGTTGCTAAACCATTCAAGGATAGTCCTTCTGTCAACAAGTATCCACTGTAGAAGCTCATTTACCTGCCTTGTGGACTCAGGATTTTGCGAACACTTCATTATGGCTGTATTCTTCACTGTGGCTCTCCTGGCCATGGCATATCCATTAATGGCATTTGACATAGGTCAGTCAACTCGTTGCGTTGCAATCCCCAACCAGATGAGGGTCTGCAAAGATGTTGGATACTCTGAGATGCGACTGCCCAACTTCTTGGGCCACAGTAACCTGGAAGGCGAGGTGGTACCACGTTCAGAGGACTGGAAACCTCTTTTGCAGACAGGCTGCCACCCTCAAGCTCAGGCTTTCCTCTGCTCCCTTATTGCCCCTGTCTGTCTTGACACGTAAGGAGATTTTATATTTGTGcttctttatgtttgtttgttctttcaacaaatttgtatttattatgaCTTGAGTCAAGTTTTTATCATTATTCTGGTAATTCTGCATTccttaaataacattttgtctttctttaccTCAGTTTTATTCAACCGTGCCGTAGTCTGTGTATGGCAGTGAGGAACAGCTGTGCTCCGGTGCTTGCTTGCCAGGGTCACCCATGGCCTGAGGCTCTTGACTGTGACCGCTTCCCTACTGAAGAGGACATGTGCCTTTCTCCTCATGCAAAATTTAGTCACTTTGCCAAAGGTAAGGACCAAATGATTATGCAATTTCAGTTAAGTCTGTATTGAATGTGGTTATTTTTGTAAGTTACCTAAAATTACTTCATATGCCCTAGAGTTctgttaaattatatttacCTTTAAACACAGACTTACCCAAACCAGCCTGTCAGAACTGTCCTTCAGTAGAAGAGGGTCCTGCAATGAAAACAGTCCTGGATTCTTTTTGCCAGCATGACTTTGGTAAGcttcaaaatacattcagaattttgtttattgatttgtaattatttatttggtaaGTTTGCtcacaaattttaaattttccaaaaca contains:
- the szl gene encoding sizzled, which codes for MAVFFTVALLAMAYPLMAFDIGQSTRCVAIPNQMRVCKDVGYSEMRLPNFLGHSNLEGEVVPRSEDWKPLLQTGCHPQAQAFLCSLIAPVCLDTFIQPCRSLCMAVRNSCAPVLACQGHPWPEALDCDRFPTEEDMCLSPHAKFSHFAKDLPKPACQNCPSVEEGPAMKTVLDSFCQHDFAVIAKIHRRRLPMGEPEFEVEGRVEFIRQGPLLPYDTQHLLQQWLLINLRCAHFLVRPGRSQLYVLTGSVKPDGTLALTRLFPWHKKDANIAVATRKWKHHRC